The nucleotide window ACCTGAGCACCAGGGTTCGGGCTGATCCCAGCTAGGAGCTGGGATTGGTGGAGGGTCTTTGCTCAGCTGAGAGTGGGAGGCGGGGACCATGCGCTCCCTCCacgccacccctcctcccccgcccATCCGTCCCCCATACCTTCCACAGTTCCTTCTGCTCCGGGGATGAGACACGGCcacaagagaggagagaagagaccaTCAGTTTCAAAGCAGGCTGTCCTGCGCAGTGAGCGTGGGGCACGCACTTACCTTCCTGCTCCCTGCGGTGTGAGGGGAGATGCTGTCAGGAGCACAGGGCACACtgcacacacgtgtacacacccCCTGACACCCACACACCACACCCTGGCCTTTTCCTGAAGATGACCCCAGTTTTTGCCCTCCGCACTGGGTGCTGGCATCCGCCCGCTCTGCCCACCCGCACAGCCTGGTCTGGCCCAGCCTCCGGTCTTGCCACCTCTGACCACCCCCAGGAAACCTGGCTCAGCTGCTGGTCCCCTGCGCTCTGTCCACCCACTCCACCCGGGGTCCAAGTCCACGCAGGAGGCGCAGCCCCCCCCAGGCCCTCCACGCTCCGTGCCCAGGAGGAAGGTCCACGGGGTCCAAGCCATGCCGGCGTTCGTGTCCTTCCTGTGCACCCACTCCCCACAGCAGGTGACTGTTTGGCCACCAGTGTGTGCCCCCTCCCCGGCGCTTGGGACAGTGCAGGGGACAGTGCAGCGCAGGAACAGTGGCTGCCCGGGGCAGTGATCACAGGGGCTCTGAGGTGGATTCCTGGGGCACGGTCGCTCTGTGGCCTCGGGATCCTCATGGAACCTCTCTGGTCCGTTCTCGGGAGGCCCAGCTCCCAGCAGCAGCCCACTGCCCCGGGAATGGGCTCTTTACTGCCAACCCCGCGGGGCAGCCCAGAGGCACAGGGCTGGAAACGAAGGGGTGCAGCTCTCCCGGGGCCCCCAGAGGGGCGCAGCCCCAGCCCACAACCGGGCATCTCCCAGGCCAGGTGCACGGAGGGGACGGCCCCCCAGCATGACCCCGGTACTCACCCCTCGGACTTGTCCACCGCCTCCTCCGCGTCCGACATGGTCTCCGCTTCCCTCCGGAGAGAAGAACAGTCAGCACGGGCGGAGGGCTGGCCTCCCGGCTCTGCGAGGAACGCTGGGCCCGCAGTCCACCCGAGACGCTGACCACCCGCCCCTTATCCGCCTGTGACGGCAGCAGAGCCCGCTGCCTCCTCTGTCGGGGAGCACAGCAACCCCTGCACCACGTGGTGACCGTCTGAACCCCAGCTCTAAGCCTCCCCAGCCTTGCCAGCCTTGCCCAGCGACCAGGGGAGAAGCTCTGCCCCATCCACGCAGTCTCCCCTGGGAGTGGCCCAGCGTGGCATGGACGGTAACTAGGCAACAGAAAGGAGCAAACCGGGGGTGCAGCCGACACACCAGCCGAAACTCCCCTCCCGGGAATTACTCTCCCTGGGGGGAGGAAAAGCCGAGGCACGTGGTTCCACCCAGAGATGGAACATTCTCGAAGCAGCAAAGctgtagaaatggagaacagattggtggccgtggggggctgggagggaggtgggcGTGGAAGGAAAAGGCACACAAGGGACGTCTGTGGCTCTAGAACTGCTCGGTATCTGTGGTGGTGGATCCTCGGGCCTGCACAGGCTAAAGCGGAAGGGAATTTCACACTCGCGCTCACACACACAAAGTCGAAGGAGAGCGGGGAATCCGTGTAGATCACGGATGGTGCTTCCACGTCCCGCTGTGATGTGGTCCTGGCTGTGCAAGCGCTACCGCGGGGGACACTGGGAAGTGGGTGTGGGTCTCACGGCAGCGTGTTTATCTACCCCGGCTCAGTAAAAAGTCCAACTCGATGGAGTTTCTCTGGGGAAGCTCTCGTTTTGAGATTCTCCCCCTACTACACTAGGAACAGAAAATCAAGACTCTCCTGTCAGCTGAGCATTGGGGCAAGTCTTCCCAAAGCGCAGAGTGGCCGCATCCTGGCTGCCCAGCCCAGAGGTCTGTGAGGACCACGCTGACACCGAGGAAAGCGTTTTACCGTCACTTCCCCGCAATGATGGGGAGAAGCCAAGGGAGCGGTGGAGACTGCCCTCACGGGACTGGGAGGCTGACCTGGCTTTGAACGCTGGCTCCGCCTCACATTTGCCTGTGACCTTGGAAAGGTCGTTGACCTCCCTACACCTCAGTCCCCTCTTCCCCGAAGGGGTGATGCCAGGCTGCTCCTGGCACCCGGCGCTGCAGCCACCAGCTTCCGACTCAGCCTGCGGTGACAGCGGCACGGAGAGCGGTGCTCACACCCACACCACCTGTCCCTGCACACCCCACTGTCCCGGCCGAGACCCGCCCCAGGCACCCATCTGCGGACACGCAGTGAGCCACGACTCTGGCGGGTGGCGTGATGTCCACTGCAAGGCAGCCCCTCCGAGGCCGAGAAGTTCTGAAGGAGCCTCTGCCCCGCGGCCCCTCTGGCGGAAGACCGCCGCAGCCTCCGACCGGCTGCTCTTTTGAACCTGGCTCAGCTCGTCCAGTCCTGCTGGGTCAGGGCGAGCGCTGCAGCGGGCCAGCCCCCCTCGCTGGAGTCGGTGGGGCATTGAGGGCGGGGCCAGGCACAGGGAGCTTTGCACAGAAGCTGGCTCCCCCGGGTGAGGGTAGCAGTGGGTGAGAAGAGGAGATGTCAGATGTGTAGGGTGTCCTGAGAAGACATACCCCAGAGGGTCTTCAGATGGGGCCTTGCAGGGAGAGTGGCAGGGGAAGAGCCCCCAGCCCAGAGGGGGTGGGGGTCTGGCAGATGAAGCACTGCCTGGAGCCCCAGGGAAGTAGCCAGAATCAGTGGCCCGAGAACTGGGGAGCCCCTCCCTGAACCCCGGGTGGAGTCTGTCACCTTGGCGCAGGGAGGTTTCCCAGGGAAGGTGCGTGGCCAGACTGGGGCTTGgggtctctctctcctctcctgcccgCCCGCCCACCGGCTCAGAGCCATCGGGCACAGCCCCGGAGACCGCCCCCTGCTCCTCTGAGCACTGTCCAGCTCCTAAAAATAGCCTGCCGGCCACGGGGTGTGGGAGGGGGGCTTTCAGCAGAGGAGGCAGCCAAGACAATTGTTCAGGGGACTGGGGACAGGAAGGCGACGGGCCCGGGCGGGGCTCCAGCTTGGAGGCCGTGGAGAACCCGGCAGGCGAGGTACCAGGacgcccacgcctgggccccacctGCCACCGCAGGCTGATTTCTAGCCGGTCTCCCTCACGGCCAAGAGAGTGGGGGCACATTTCTTGGGGAGTAAAGCAAAAATGATAGAAGGCAGAGAGGATGCTGGCCATGCGGTCAAAAGAGCTGGGTTTAAAACCCAgtttttgctgtgtgaccttagttaagtcacttaacctctctggacctcagttaaCCTGTCTATAAAACAGAGGAATGGGGGTCCCATCCCTCAGCCCTTGTCCCCAGCATTCAACTGGCACCTTCCTAAGCCTGCAGCTGTTAGCCCACCAGCAGAGCTAGGCCAGGGGCAGTGGGCAACTTGATCCTCTCAGATTCCTCTTCTGCCAGGAGAGAACGAGGCCTTGCCCTATAAGACCCAAGACCCGGGTCAGAGGAGGAATTCAGGAGGTCAGGTGCTTCCCAGCTGCACTAGGACAGGAATGTGCTTTGAGATTCCCCACGCTCCAGGCAGCCCCTTTCCCAGTCTGTCTTCAGCCTGCCCAGGAGAAGAGGGAATGGCTCTCCCTCCGGAGGAGCTTAGAGCAAGTGCTCTCCCGGGGTGTATGGAGGTGGATGGGGCAAGGGTCACACTCGCAGggaccctggggtggggggcagctggaCTCAGGGTTAACCCTATAACCCAGTGAGCTGGGTTCACCCCCCATGAAGGGGTCTCCCAAGGGGGTCTCTCCCCATTGCTCAGCCCGTGCCCTGCCTGGGGAGGGGTGCAGTCCTGGGTCTGGGAGGGCGGATGAACCCCGCCCGTGTCTGCCTGGAGGGGCCTCCAGGGGCCCCTGCTGCCTCAGGACGGTGTCTGAATTCCGGGAAAAGAGAATTCGGCCACAAGGACTGTTCTGACTGATGAGAACAAAGCCTCGCTCTGCTCTCTGGGGGTCGAGAAGGACCCCTTCCCCGGGAAGCCTCAGGGGCCCTCTGCCTGGAGGGGGCGTCCCCATGGGTTGGAGCATCAGGTATTCAGAGGCCTGGCAATTATCTATCCCTCCTGccaatgaggaatctgaggcccgGGGAAGGAAAGCCGCTCACCCAAGACTTTCCAGCAAAACCACCTTCGTTGACAGATCCCAGACTCAAAGCCAAGCCTCCAACCTCTCCCTGAGGGCCCTTTAAACTAGTCTCAGAGTCCTGTCCCTGCAACACCTCCTCGGAAGCACCCAGGGGAACGGGGCCTCCCCCAGCTCTGACACCCTCTCAGAGAGGACTCGGGGACTCAGGACAGAAGGGCCAGGCCACAGGACACCCGTCCGCTCTCCAGCGTCTGCCCGAGCCTTACCCAGAGCAGGAGCTGCCGAAGACCGGTCCTGCGGTGTCCGCAGCCTCGCAGGGTCTGGacgaggggaggggatggagagggCTTTAAGCAGACACGCGGTCGGCCGGGAGCCAAGCCCCGCGGTGGAGGAATGTGCGGCAGGAGACACCctgggggggcggcgggggcagggggagcgGGGCTGCTGGCTGTTACTTTGGCAGGTGCCAGGGACAGGGCTGAGGGAACAGGCACCCCAGGCCATATAAGCCCATGTGGTCGTCCAGCTGCTCAGATAAGCTATTTAAAACCAGGACAGATAGGCAGGGGACAGGAGGCAGCAGGCATGTAACACAAACCAGCTGTCCCTCCTGAGAATCCCAATACAGTGGATGCCAGCGGCGGGGtggcaggctgggggcagggccggGGGCGCAAGACGCTTGGTCAGTCTCTGGGCGGGGGTCTCGGGAGCAGAGGCGGGGCTCGTCTGCAGCTCGACTGAAGTGATGCTGTGGATGAAGGCGCCTTCCAGGCTACTGGCCGCTTCTAGCAGGACGAGCAGCCTTGTGGGGGAGGCAGGCTCTGCTGGCCTCAGTGAGCACATCTGCAGAGTGGGTCTTCTCCTTGACCCCCAAGCCACGTGGCAAGCCCTCCTTACTGGGCAGGGGTTAAACCCGATACAGGAGGTCAGGTTCAAGGTCGGACATCCAGCCAAGAATGAGGGTTCTCCTCAAAGAGGCAGCTGGTTGAGTGGAGGGGCAGGGAAGACGGTTGAAGTTCACGCCACTATGGCTTTAAAGTTAGGCCACACGGGACTATCATCTGCTAAACCCACTAGATCACAAGGTCCGCGAGGCCAGCGCCCAGGGCTTTGGAGTTTGCCTGCACATACGTGGCTGCCTTGGGAGCCACATGCCGCGTCCACCGCCGACGCCCTTGAAAGGGTCCTCCACATGCCCCGCCCCCACTGTGCTATCAGACTCAGCTGAAACTGTCCTTCCATGGTCCCCGGTGGCCTCTGAGCCCAGTGGTCTGATTCCCCACCTCCAGGCTCAATCCCTGCCATGGGGCCCTTTACGCTGCCAGCAGATCCGGGGCGGGGCAGGCTGAAGCCACAAGCCTGCTGCCGGCTTCCCGGGGATCAGGGAGGAACAGTGAGTGCAGCCAAGCTGTCGGGAAAGAGGGGGGATGCCCCACCCCCCGTTCTCCTGGTGCAGCCCACCAGGACCTTAGCCTCGTCTTGTGTCCTGGCCTGGAATCTCCTGGAATTTAGGAATCGCTTTTCCTAAGCCCTCCCTTAACTTGAGCTACTTCAGTGCGTTCCTTGTGAGCTCAGCAATCCTTCAAGTGGGACGTAATTCGCTTGCACGGATGCCCGGGACAGAGATCTGGCCACCTGAATCCCCACAGGGAAAACGTGGTAGGTTCTTGGCATCCGTGGACTGACTGTGTGAGGCTCTCAGTAAGTGTCCTAAGGAGGGAATTTGACTCGGACCGTGGGTGGCAGTCGCTCAGCCAGTGAGTCTAACCCCCCTCCAGCCACCACATCCGACCTGCCGTGGACGCCCCGTCCCTGCAAACAGATGTAACGTCACCTCCTCGTGCTGACGGTAGAGGGGAACGAAGAGAAAACAGATGGTGCTTGGCCAGAATTTTACTGGCAGAAGCAGATGCTGGTTACGGTGCTTGCACATGTGAGGACCCACAGGAGAGGCTGCTGGTGAGGTCCCGGGTCTCCgggcaggaaggcaggcaggcggGGCCCGgagtgtgggtgggagggagtgggctGTCACCTCCTCGAGGGGCCTCCCCCCACCTTGTCACCCAGGCACCCCCAGGCTGCACACTCTGTCCTCACACTGTCGCCAGCTGAAGTCATCCTGGGCATGCATCCACCCCCCGATAAGGGTGCGTGCAGGGTCCTCGTGGGCGGGATGCACGCGTGCAAGGGGGCAGGAGTCGTGGGGTGCTGTCCCCCACACACTGCCCGGCAGTCGGCCCTTGATGGGCACCCCAGTGCGCGGGCGCGGGCACCAAGGGCTCCACCCCCGAGGGCAACAGCTACTGGACACCCAGATCCCCAGGGCCAAGCAGAGCCCCTCGGCCCGCTCTCGGGTCTCCACGCTGGAGGGAGGGTTTAGAGGACAGTTGTGCTGGACAAATTCACCTGCTGGGACTTTCCCAAGTCTAGAACGAGagcattcaaaaacctgcaggtCGCCTGTCTGAACCCCGAGCTCCTGGCAGGGCCCGTGTCTCTGGGCAGTGtttgccccacccccagcttcgtCCTGGAACTCGAGTCGGTAGTGGGTGCGGGCGTCCCAGGCAGGCCCTCCAGGTCCTGCTGCCCCCCGGCTCCGGGCAGCACAGGGCCGGCCACAGGAAGCCCACCAGCGGGAGGCGGGCCAGCTTGGGGTCACGGACGGGGCCTCCTGTGCCCTGGACCCCAGGATGCAAGACAGGAGCCTCACTCAGAATCACAGAGGCTGGACAAGGCTGGCCGTGTCTGCCCCACAGGCTGGGGGGCCTGGTGACCCTTCCAGCTGTGCTCTGAGGAGCCCTGGGGTTTCCCAGGTGGGCCTAGGCCGGGGGTAGAGGGGGCGTGGGCTCTGCACCCGTGTTCCCGCAGCTGGCTCCGGGGCACTTGGGAACAGCGTTCTAATTTAGTTCTAAcgattaaaagaaaatacacacacacacacacacacacacacacacacacacacacacacatacacacacatacacgtatgcTTGTCCGCACACGTCTACTTTTATCACTACAGCACAAAAGGCTTTGACAGGCACCAGGCTTTCTGAGTTTGCTTTGTCCTAGATTCTCAGCTGGCCCAGTGTCTGCCAAGTCCACAGGAGCCATGACGTTAGAGGAACAGAGGACCAGATTTGGGGATCGTGTGTGTTGGGATGTGACTGCAGGCCTGGCACTGTTTGCGGCAGCTCTGCCCCCCTCAAGTCACCATGCTAGACAACTGGGTAGCAACCCCCTTAGACGTGAGGACAAGTGATGAGGGCAACGCCTCCCCGCTGCACGCCAAAACAGCCCTCCCCGCACACTGCGGACGGTCCCCATTAACAGCAAAGCCTCCGGGAAGGAAGCGTTTTTAAAGTATTATCAGTCACTCACACCTGAGGGTGAATGAGTTTATCACCTCTTTCCTGAGAACAGCGGGAGGGGAGCACACGATGGCTTGGCCAGAGCACCAGGTGGGGATGTGAGGGAGAACAAAGCAGGGGACGGGGCCCAGGAAGACAGTGCGATGCTTCCAGCCTGGCCAAAGTGGATGGACCAGCCTCTGAGAGGTACACGGAGACACCTGCTGGGCTCGGACCAGGCAGGGACCCGGGGCTTCTTGCAGGACGGTGCCCCTGTCCCTGGAAAGGGCCAGCAGGAAAAGCCGTCTCTGGACAGGACGCCGAGGCCTGAGGTGCGGACGAGAGTCGTGCTGTGCCTAGGCCGGCGCTGGGGCCCAGGATCCGCTGTGCCCACAGCAGGACAAGGGGCCAGGCACACCTGCCCCAGAGGCTGGGCAGAGAAGGAGCTGGCGGAGTGCCCCCGACGTTCCTGGTCCCAGGTCCAAGGCAGAAAGGGAGCGGGGTGATGAGACAAGGCTTCTCACACCTACAGGGCAAAGGGCTATTAGCACAAGACGGGTTCCTAGGGCTGGACAGGAAGGACCCCTTTCCCCAAGCCCCGTGCCCACACTGGGCCAGAGGCCCCAGATCTGCTGGTTGAGGGGGGTAGGGGCTTGCACAGCTGTGGGGAAGCGAAGCCAGCGGAGGGTGCAGCCAGCGTTCCCCAGGTTGGGACAACCCAGGCTGAGAACGGGGCTGTGCAAACACAGGCCAGTCGGTGTGAGTGGCGCTGGGCATGTGGCGTCTCCGCAGGGCGGCCACCCCTGCCCTCACCTTGGCATCCAGGGAGTCCACTTTCTTCCTCCACTGGATCCTCCTGGCGGCTGCTGACTCTTTCTGCTCCTCCTCGTTGCAGGCATCAGGGTGGAGACCAGAGGCTCAGGCTTACGGCACAGGGGTCCCcagacccctccccctcccgagGGAGGACCCcagacccctccccctcccaaggGAGGACCCCagaccctcctcctcctctctgccttccAGCCCGCAGGCTTATCCAACCCCGTTCCCACGCCCAGAATACGTCCACTACTTTTGGGGCTGCCCCCGCTCTGGCAGGTCATTCTGCCAGGAAAGGTCCCGTGGTGAGGCCTCAGGAGGTACCTGCGGGTCCCCATCTCCTGACTCCTGAGTCTTGCTGATCCACAGGTTGAGCCTCGATGTCACAACCCCCGAGAGCCGCAAGTTCTCCTGAAAAGACAGCTTCCGTGTCGGGGTCGGGTGGGCATCTCCAGGGGCCTGTACCTTGCCCACACCCATCCAGCCCAGGGCGCCGGGCCCGCCCCCCCCTCACTGGGGCTGTGCGCACAGCCAGGGGGACGGGGGCTCACGAGTGGCAGGGAACTCAAGTCAGCGGCAGGTTCTCCCAAACTGACGCACGAAGACGCAGAGCTGTGGCACTGCCCAGACCAGGGGCCGGGATTTGCAGACACCTGAGCCACTCACCTTCCGGCTGGAGGCTGCTCCTCCCCGGCCCTGACCCACCAGCTCCTTCTCAAAGAGGCGGCGCTTGCTGGCGACGTCCACGGGAGCCACCAAGAACTCGGCGCGGGAGGGGCCCGGAGACCTGACTGACTCCGAGCTCTGAAAGCAGAGAGCACAAGCCGTTGACCCTTGAGGATGGGCGCTGACCACGCCCACCACGCAGGGCAGGCGCCCGGCCCCACCCACCTGTACAGCCGTGTGGTATCTCTCCAGCTTCTGGCCCAGTGTGAAGGAGCTGGCTGGGATCTTCATGCTGCTGCTGTGGGACGGAAAGGTAGGACAAGACGAGCCAGGTGAGACCCCCCCGCCCCAAGGGAGACCAGGCCTGCGCCCACACCCCCAGCGCTTCGGCATGTGGCCTCAGTCGCCGAGCGAGACCATGATGACTCGGCCAAAGTGACGATCTACAGACTCTGGGGACTCCCCTGTCCTCCCTAGAAACAATCCATTCAGCAGGACACCGGCCACCAGGCTGCCCCACCCCCGACCAACCCCAACCTGTCCTCAGGCCACCGGACGAGCGGACGAGACTCATGACCCGGCGGTGCCTGCCCTCCTGACACCACGCCGAGGAGCCGGCCAACCGGACACCGTGTGGGTCATACTCCATGCCTTTCCTCATGCTGTCCCCTCGATTCAAAGCTTCCTCCTGCTGGGAAATCTCCCTCTAGTTCAAGTCCTTTCAGATGCCAATCGCTCTGGGACAGAGTCCCCAGCTCTCTGAGGGCCGAGCTCCCGCAGCCATGAGGGGCTCCAGCCGTCCATTCCCATGCCCGTCCCGGCACCTCCGTGCTGTGGGGCTCTTGCACATTTCATGTCTGATGTGAGCTGCTCGAGGGCAGCAGCATGTCTCATCCACCTTGTACCCCagcacccatccccactcccagtCCTCGCCCAGCACTGCTGCCCTAGAGATAGTCTGGGGGCAGACGGATGCAATGCATGAGCATGAAACTCCCAACGCATGAGCACAGCTACTCTTCAGACCCCAtttgtggttgttgttgttgtttagaaaAACACACAGTCCTCCAGCTGCTTGCATGGACGCTGTGGGCGGAGGCAGGGGTAGGGGGGAGGTGGAATCGCTCGTCAAGCTTGCAGAGTCCCGGGCGCCCCGCCTGCTGAAGCGGCTTCATCCCGTTCCTGCACTGGTCAGtctccctccacacccctgtgccTCGGGACAGCCCCGCCCAAGCCCCGCCTCCTCCAAGCAGCTCCCCCCATCCCTTCCCTTGCGCCACATCTCGGGCCTCAGTCCCTCCTGCTAACCCTGCAGCACAAGCAGGACGGAGCAGATGGGAGAGGACAGAGCTTCCGGGCCCCTGACCTGCGGGTTAAGGCTGCCTCTGAGTGGTCTCTCCGGGGGCTCATCTGAAACGAGAAGGAAGGTGCCCACGAGTGGGGTCAGCCTCGGCCTCCTCAAGGGAGGGCTCAGCTGTCAGAACACATCCCCCTCCTGGGGCCTCCCCCTCATCTCCGTTCAACCCCCAGTCCAACCCCCATTAAAGGGTCTGGGACACGGCCCCACCCACCAGGCCGGGTCAGCAGCCCCTCCTTGACGCCCCCAGATCTTCTTGGGGCAGCTGCAACCACCTGCTTCCTGCCTGCGTCCCCACCACCCCGAGCCCCGTAGGGCAGGGCAGGGACAGGCACCGGCCGGCAGCAGGTCTCCCGCctctccccagggcctggcacagcgCGCGGACCGTCAAAAAGTGAGTGAGTGACTCAGTCAACAGAAACCAGGAGTAAATTCTGCCGTAAAGCGACAGGACCAGCCCCGGTCCACGTGATCTGTACTCCTGGGGCAAGGCAGGGCGGCAGGCACCGGGACAGCCCATGGCtccccccacctgccctcccGGAGGAGGGGCTCTCCCCGCAGTCCACCTGCGCCGCCCTCCTGCAGGCTAGCTGTACCCACCACCTGGGGCTGCTGGGTCTCGTCCACACCCGCCTCCAGCCATTAACCGGTGCTTCACTTGATTCAACCGCATCTGCTCTCGGCCACCGTTGGGCACCCAAAAGCCCTGTGTCTGCTACAACGTCCCTGGTGTCTAACCCAGGGCCCTGGGCCGTAACGGGGGCTGCTTTCCTCGGCATGCCCTCCAGCGGACAGGAGACAAAGGGACCCGGGCCTCACCCGAAAGGAGATGGTCCTGGGGCTGGAGCGCTTCAGGGAGCTGCTGTAGGTGGCCTGGGTGGGCGAGGGTGTGTCCGCCTCGTCCTCCTTGCTGGGGATTTTCAACTGGATGGAGAAGAGGGAGTATCACACGGAAGGCCAGGGCACCCCAATCCCGAGCTGCCACGGGGCACCACTGGCCTGGCCCATCCCAGGAGCTGCAGGGGGAAGCAGGTAGCAAGACAGTCCCGTGCCTCCTGCCCCTCTGCTGTGGGGAGGGCGGACCCAGTCCCGGGGCCAGGCCACGAGGCAGGGCTTTCAGGGGGACTTCTAGAAGGATCTGAGGCTTCCCACGGGTCCACGAGGGCCTGCAGTCTGGGCCCTGGCTGAGGATGCGGCACGGGGTACCAGGTGCTCCCCGGTGCACAGCTGACGCCCCCGCCCCCGGGTCCGCTATCCTGACCGTGGTGGAGCAGGTAGGGAGAGGGAACTGCCGAGGCCGGCCTAGAGGCGGGAGGACAGGACTAGAAGGGAGGGCGGAGGGCGGGGGGCGGGAGGGCAGGGGCACTGCCAACCTGGAGAGTGATGGGTGGGAGGTGACAAGTCCCAGCCGGacgctctgccccctgcccccgcaGCCCCGCCGAGGGCGGGGGCTCCTGCTTGGGGCcggccctcccctgccccttggGGGTGGACGGGCTCTGCGCAGAGGCTGGCCGCTCCTGGGCCCGGGGCTGCCCTGGGGCCGCCGCCCTCGCTGGGGCCCGCCGCATCTCAGGGGCCGGGGTCTTCTCAAAGACTGCTGCTTTCTCAGACGTCAGTCTCTT belongs to Pseudorca crassidens isolate mPseCra1 chromosome 2, mPseCra1.hap1, whole genome shotgun sequence and includes:
- the LAD1 gene encoding ladinin-1 isoform X2 — translated: MSVSRKNWAKLSSLARQWTLEDEEEQERERRRRHRSLSSTTDDQVAQPAQDGDAAAPERLPSVEETEVSPQPPLDSSGEDVWAVLRARQERRQRQREAEVAQAPVREQLDTEEEDGAGTGQAGQLPPAPEKEMGLLLRRRLSRERQSSWVREEESLVGREPGCSRKGDSEKPSAPEKTLAPEKSLDSKEVSTSGKTASPEKVSVSQKIAVLEKRTISGKTLVLEETSVLEKLPSPGKMSDSEKRLTSEKAAVFEKTPAPEMRRAPARAAAPGQPRAQERPASAQSPSTPKGQGRAGPKQEPPPSAGLRGQGAERPAGTCHLPPITLQLKIPSKEDEADTPSPTQATYSSSLKRSSPRTISFRMSPRRDHSEAALTRSSSMKIPASSFTLGQKLERYHTAVQSSESVRSPGPSRAEFLVAPVDVASKRRLFEKELVGQGRGGAASSRKENLRLSGVVTSRLNLWISKTQESGDGDPQEEQKESAAARRIQWRKKVDSLDAKV